DNA sequence from the Oncorhynchus keta strain PuntledgeMale-10-30-2019 chromosome 1, Oket_V2, whole genome shotgun sequence genome:
ttcttattggcagactctacagccttggtttctcaaatgattgcctcgcccggtttaccaactacttctctgatagagttcagtgtgtcaaatcggagggcctgttgtccggggctaccacagggttcaatcgtcgggccgactcttttctctgtatacatcaatgatgttgctcttgctgctggtgagtctctgatacACCTCCTACGCagacgacatcattctgtatacttctggcccctctttggacaatGTGTTAACTAAACTGCAGACGAGCTTcgatgccatacaactctccttccgtggcctccatctgctcttaaacgcaagtaaaactaaatgtatgctattcaaccgatcactgcccgcacctgctcgcccgtccagcatcactactctggtaggctctgacttagaatacgtggacaactacaaatacctaggtgtctgtttagactgtaaactctccttccagtctcacattaagcatctccaatccaaaattaaatctcgcaacaaagcatccttcactcatgctgccaaacataccctcgtaaaactgaccatcctaccgatcctcaactttggtgatgtcatctaaaaaatagcctccaacactcgactcaacaaactggatgcagtctatcacagtgccatccgttttgtcaccaaagccccatacactacccaccattgcgacctgtacgctctcgttggttggccctcgcttcatactcgtcgccaaacccactggctacaggttatctacaagtctctgctaggtaaagccccgccttatctcagctcactggtcaccatagcagcacgcgctccagcaggtatatctcactggtcacccccaaagccaagaaggacatttctaagtgaccccaaactgttgaacgtgtgtgtgtacattttgggtgaggttttttctcTCGACTGAGTAGcatcgtttcactgccaaaaataaaattaaaccatctcgtgttcagcgaaataacaatacaatgtcaaatacaggtagcctagtcaaataattaacatccaatcataTTAACTGTTACTCTCTCCCGAGAAACCTTCACTCAtgcacagacatttagaaacgaaacatgacaacatacatacggtcactgtggggacgacgttgttgatgcacttattgatgaagccgatgactgaggtggtatactcctcaatgccatcggatgaatcccggaacacaAACCAACATGTTGAATGAGACATCCTTATAACAGTTATTTTCTTTTAAGCTGGCTGTTACGTGACAAAAACATGAAGTTGAGGACAACCTACCCTGGCTTCACAGAAGCAGTGAACTCTTTCTTTGACAAACTCATCCCAATAATTAAGCCTCTACAAGTACGTAAATTAGTTTCCTTATTATCCAAGTTATTAAGTCCTGATATCTGTTAGAGCGGTTTGCAGGGGTGTTAGTGAGCTAGCTGTCAATACATGTTGTCCTCCTGTTTTATAGTTTAAAGAGGGAGGCCCCATCATTGCAGTTCAAGTGGAGAATGAGTATGGCTCATATGCAAAGGATGAACACTACATGCCTTTtataaaggaggtactgtgagactgtactgtTTCTCACCATCTGCATCATACTGTATGCCCAGTATAAACCTTTGCAGTGACCTAGAAATGTATAGTGAAACTGTATTCTCATTGGCAGGCTCTACTATCCAGAGGAACCAATGAACTCCTGCTGACATCAGACAACCGGGAGGGGCTCAAATgtggaggagtggatggaggtAGTGGTTTTCTATTGCTAGATCTTGATATTTGGTAATGTGCTACAATGTACATCTTTGACccatttcacttgctttcaaTAGAGTAATGATGCTGCTAGAAAATATCCTTATTTAGTCTACATTGTTCATCACTTGAACCCCTCCTCTCTTAAGTTCTCAAGACGGTAAACCTTCAAAGACTGGCCTACGGAACAATACAATATTTAGCGTACATGCAGGTATAGTGCCAATGATTCTCTATTTTCTTCTATTTTGTCTTGCATCTGAGAAAACATAGTGGTCCAAAGATGAAGTGTGACTTTTCCCTTACTGTAGCCCCAGAAACCTCTGCTTGTAATGGAGTACTGGTCTGGGTGGTTTGATGTCTGGAGTGAATCTCACCACGTGTTTCCAGCAGAGGGTAAGTTTCATTACAAACTAGGTTAAGATCATGTCATATAACCCCTAGTTATAGCAACTCTTAAAGTTCATCCACCTTTTACAcgttgtcatttagcagacactcttgcCCAGAGCAACTTACACTAGTGAGTGCATATATCATATTTTGTTTGTATTGGTCTCCCTTGGGAATTGAactcacaaccctggcattgtaagtgccatgctctaccaactgagccacacagggcAATCCATTCATCAGTCTAAGGACTGTATGATTGCCCACCGTCTATCATTGATTCTGTCTGTCTACTTTTCTGGTAGACATGTTGGCTGTGGTGTCACAGATACTGGAGCCAGGTGTATCCATCAACCTCTATATGTTCCATGGTGGAACCAGCTTTGGCTTCATGAATGGAGCTGTGGCGAACCTTGGCACCTACAAACCTCAGGTCGGCAGCTATGGTAGGTTTTATATATCCTATCAAATGTAATATTACTTGCAAAGAAAAAAGTTGTCATCTGAatcttttttatttaattttttagaTTATGATGCACCGCTATCCGAGGCTGGAGATTACACCACTAAGTATCAGCTCTTGAGGAATTTATTCAGCCAGTTTCACAGTAAGCTTTCTCTTTCAAACATTCACGTAAAATACCATTGAAGTTTTGGAAAACAGGCACCATATGCAATTTGAGAAAAAATGTCTAACTGGCACATGTATCTGTGTGGTCTCAGGTGAGAAGCTTCCTGAGGTTCCCTCTCTCCAGGCCAGGAGAGTGTATGAGCCTGTCATCATTCAGCAGCATCTGTCACTGTGGGAGAGCCTACAGTTTACTGAGAAGGTGAGCTAAGGGTTAAGTAGCATGCTGTCAGCTGAGACCTGGCAATACTCTATCTCTTCAAGGGTTGATGTTGATTCCATAATGTTCTTAATTTAATTGAATGCACTACATTGACAATGTTtcatcatcaagcccttgaaGTCAGAGGAGCCTGTCAACATGGAGAACCTTCCTGTCAACAGTAATAATGGTCAGTCCTATGGCTACACTCTATATGAGACCACTATCAGCAGGGGAGGCCTTCTGAACTCCAAGAAAAATGTTAAAGACAGAGCCCTGGTgagtacagacacacagctacATGGCAtgaatgtactatactgtatggtACACACCGTATGACAATACATCATTTGTACTAATAGAGTTGGCTTGTCTTCTAGGTGTTTGTGGACAGACACTTTGTTGGTGTCCTGGACTATAAATCGGTAGAGTTTGCACTGCCTGATGGGAAGGTATGGTGATACTGTGTGTTTAGATTCAGTCTACAGGTGTGCTGCTTTGTAAACTGGCTAGTTTATATTCAACACCATGATAGAGGTGATAGCTGCTGGTGATGCTGATCAATGAGTTTGTTACTAAGGTGACAGGATTAAGCAAAAAAAGTTTTCAGACAAATGTTGTTCTAACAAAGAGGAATCGTAATCACTAACTTTGCACCTGCCTGTTATTGGAAAACAAGTCCATGCTGTCCTATAGTAGAGCGGAAGATTGGATGAATTACTCTCTGCAGTCCAACTGAAAGCCACATGTTCTTCTATTGTCTTTGGGTACTATGCATTGTTGACTGTAGTGCATCAATTAGTGGTTTCCACATGTTTTATGTATTTTCCATTGAAGGGAGAGCGAACATTGAGTTTACTTGTGGAGAACTGTGGAAGAGTGAATTATGGGAAAGCCCTAGATGATCAGCGTAAAGGTATGGTATTCTTAGTTACTACCACTTTAACAATCAGAATTCCATGGCAGAAAGCGTACATTAAAGGCACTGTAGACCTTCAGGTTTAATCCTTCATTGCTGTGACAACTGTACATAGTCGTTAAAGTGGATAGACCTAAATGCTCAACAAATAGTGACCGTATCAATGAGGTCTTGGAATAATTGCATTGTTACTCGCCCATGCAGCTCTTAATCTTTCGTTGCATTATCACCCTGTTCTAGGTCTGGTGGGAGATATTGTATTGAACCACGTGCCTCTGAAGGACTTTATAATCTACTGTTTGGATATGAAGCCAAACTTCCTAAAGAGGTTTGTCCTGATCATTTCATTTATACAACAATAAGGTCCATTCTGGCTCTTACAGTTTAtaatttaagtgataatgcctgaGAAGCCAGTGTCTGgaagatatattggcacgggtgttgttaggcccgagacaaAGTCGAAGGCCGGCAGCACACCTATAGCCTGAATTGAAACACAccagcttcgagggcattattacttttatacaacgggttaccaacatattcaaataatgattgacatattttcatgaactttattttgattaattattcatactatttcatccttcaaCGAGATATCGtcctgacacaaatctagggttgctacctaAGCCGGCTAgtcgttcgttctatcggtttggttgccagagacgcgacccagtcgttaagtcCTTTTTGTTCTGCATCTATGGACATGACCCAGTCATTCTTTTCTAAATGTTCTATTGCtgtactggctggcaacgttcttatgcCTTGCTTTCTAGCTAGCAAACTATGACTAATTTACAGTCttgtcaaacagtgcagccagaataacaacaaagtagctgcatttgcatttgtttaagtggctttatttggatacattcataagaatgagctaatgatgctcgatttcacctggcatagaaaatgtgctctctcatcAGGACACTGATGTTCAGAGAGTTagctaacaacacagctaacacaatcacttcaaactgagtCTGGAAAGAAAACAAACTAGCTGTGTTTCATTTAGTTTTACCTGTTTTtttattgacatttctttgtatatgtccataaaaattatgctgattcatgattttgactggctcAGAAAAGCTGCCTGCCCGTCTGTCTCATTCCAACTTCCAATCCCTACACGTTAATTACTGAGACAGCTGGCGATCGAATTTCAATAttaaaacaatgttgcaaatgtcagagattCAGACTGCAGgttttatacaaatctccgctatTGAAAACCAATTGCTCGTCTAAAAGAAatgggagataatgtctagatgctttttacagtGGGGATAAAGATGATAAATTGTCTGGCTGggctgagacagtggattgcatagtgagatggaacagagtaaatataCATTTCACCATCATAGCTTTcatggtggtaacttgtggaaaagacaccgactggaatgcggttttaaccaatcagcgtcAAGGATTAGACCCAACCGTTGTATAACTGTTGTCATTGTAAATTTAACTggcatgcctagttaaataaaggtaatataaataaaaaatcacCATGCTGTAAATTAGATAATAGATCGATAAGAAAGAGAGTAcaaaacctctctgccaataacagcgaatttcagttttcccctccccactcagaccactctcaaacagtccaagcaaaattcttgcttgagaaattgccctttgctaagaagctatttttgtttttgtttttaattgaaaacaaGACTTCATATTGAGAAAAAAATGGCTGCATTTGACCATTAAAGTTTATATGATTTGTATTGTAATGCTAGTCAGTGATTTCCTGTGTTATAATAGGGTgctctcatagcctggttcctctaggtttcttcctaggttttggcctttctagggagtttttcctagccaacgtgcttcaacacctgcattgcttgctgtttggggttttaggctgggtttctgtacagcactttgagatatcacatgatgtatgaagggctatataaataaatttgatttgatctcctcCCATGTTTCAGACTGAGTGCAGCAAGCCAGTGGAACTCAGTCCCCCAGAAGCCTTCCTTCCCAGGGTTCTTCCAGGGTATGCTGTATGTGGACGGCCATCCCAGAGACACCTTCATCAGACTGCCTGTGTGTAAAGCAGCCCAACAGGCTCTGTGGTTATGATAGAGATCACCACATGTCCATACTGTGTCCCTGCTGGTTTATTCGTATAGTATGGTAGACCTATCTCTGGTTTATTGGTTTATAGTATAGTAGGCCCATCCCTCATCAGACACACATACTGATGAAAGAAGTTCCCAGAGAAACTCTAAACTCTGATTATCAAGTCACTGATTACAGTGTTTCCATCCACAGGGCTGGAGTAAAGGAGTGGTCTTTATCAATGGACAGAATCTTGGACGCCACTGGTCCATCGGTCCCCAGAAAACCCTCTACCTCCCTGGACCTTGGCTTAAAAGTGGAAATAATCAGGTAGAACTGAAAAAAGCTCCTTTAATTTCTAATAGATATAGGGTTCTAGGCTTCTGATGTGTTTTCAGAAGTTCTCATGTTTACACTACCATGTATTCTTATAAAGTGTGTATCAGACTTTATTTGTACAGTTTATCCTCAAATCAAGACACGTACTGATACATAAACAGGCTTGAATGGTTTGTTTAATGGATCCTTTTTTCATTATTTTAGATCATTGTGTTCGAGGAACAGAAAGCTGATGACAAATTAGTATTTGTTGAAAATCCTGATCATGGAAAAACAATTGATGTATACAAATATCCATTTTGTGTTCTGCTTTGAAATGATAAATATTTTAAATAAATTGACACAGCAATTTCTTATAACATAGTAATAACACGGTAATACAAAGCTATGATTACCTTAACACATTGTATGTAATGTTGTTTTTGTGTTATGGGATGGGTCTACCACTGAATGTGATGATAGACATGTATTTTTATGTAGTCTAGAGCACAGTCATAAGGCAAgttacatacactaccgttcatacgtttggggtcacttagaaatgtccgtttttgaagggagtagtacacaacattgtacaagatcttcagtttcttgacaatttcttgcatggaatagccttcatttctcagaacaagaatatactGACCAGTTCCAGAAGTAAAtattttgtttctggccattttgagcctgtatttgaacccacaaatgctgatgctccagatactcaactagtcaaaagatggccagttttattgcttctttaatcagaacaaccgttttcagctgtgctaacataattacaaaattATTTTCTAATGCTCAATTAGCCTTTCAAAATGTTAAACTTGgaatagctaacacaacatgccattggaacacaggagtgatggttgctgataatgggcctctgtatgcctatgtaggtATTCCATTACAAATcgtctgtttccagctacaagtgtcatttacaatattatcaatgtctacactgtatttctgatcagtttgatgttattttaatggacaaaagctATTttcttctttcaaaaacaagtacaTTTCAAAGTGACACCAAACTtatgaacagtagtgtacatgcATTAAAAGACAAGACTTTGAGTGGTGGAATGTAGACTATTACAACAAAGAAAGGTGAGATGGAAGAGATAAAGGACAACCAAGTTCAAAGGTAAAATGCAGATGTGTAAAACATTCAAGTTCAGTACCTTACTCTAGTTGTCTGGATAGGCAGTGTTATTGTCCATCTAAAATGAAATATAGATGAAAAACAAACTACTTGATTTCACATTTACAGTATTTGTCTTGAGTACTGTTAGGCATACTTTTGCTGTTAGGTTGACTAAAAAGGTATTTCATTGTATTTAGATTAACACAATATAGTTTGCAGCGCATCTTATGCTCATCTTGAATGGTAAAGCTCAGGTTATTAGTGCGTAAACATTAGCCTATAATATTTTTTTAACTGGTCATTTTATTTGATCATAAATTATTTGTTCTTCTCTGTAATAACTTTATAATAATCTGGCACGCCCctttgtgtattttattttatgaatTGCTTGTATATCATTGATTTTAAATCTTTCTTATTACAGattatccattatattgacctctgtttatcatctatccCGATTTTGCCTattcacttttacccctacctacatgtacacagtGGCAAcacgtcattcagggcaggttaGGCTTGCCTgctttgcatgttattttggcattagtACATGTCTcacatcagtttgcaaacaatgtaacaaaaaatgtatataatttgagttaataaagccacaaACACACATGGTTCCTTTTTGGTTTTCTTGAgcaaggcagctccaaaatgcaggagtttcagcctagctcagtgctttctgtggtggtggggcaagccagcagaaaatacggagcggtgcgctgtgattggctcagtgttctgtcactcatggggacactatgtcaccgccaagtctaagggtagacctcgaaaggctcaaggtcattggccacataaaatgatgtcaaatcacgtaatatgtacagtagctttgattggactgatgtcAACATACTTTCAAAAtattagctagcagtcatcatcatgaatcaactcAACAATCTACTAGCAAATCCTTTTcgatccttgtcatatgaagataaataattaAGAGAAATCATAAAAAATGTAtctgtgctcatcggccattgggcattaacattacacaacaagttggaaatcgcaaattccacaatgagtggtttggaaggaaggTGAGTTCAAAAATGTCTAGTAaactgctgcataaattatgtaatatgccagggagatatgtatactgtagctagggaagtaatactaagtgtatgttgtgtagtaagctgttagtagcccatgtgcagcaccctaataatttggtcccttttcccttcttaatttcgcctactgttctgaTTTGGTGGTGCACATGCAGCCTTTTGCCTGTTtgagagaaatgtaatcattgaatattgtaagagcctTCATTGTCTGCTAATATGCCCCcgttatttatcctatggttctgacttggtgtacagggagaatactaagagcagcccatgttctgaattctgtcgctgtacatttcaaaagtgctgaacaaagtTATATTGACAATgtccatcctagctcgctcatgaatgtcttaatcgaaataacagattgcctcttatccactcgtcattcccttatgccatagtttgtacatctcaattgtcagtagaaaccatatttgtttaaacaagtcagccatatcagttatgttttttttaaaggcagtaaattaggctgaattaactgtatgtgttgtgcagttcatgtattgtttagtgttgtgtagtagcTTTTCTGGCATgcataatttttattttattttaaattgcCCCACCaatatttacatgctaaaattgccactgtgtgtacatattacctcgtgccctctgcacattgactctgtactggtactccttgtatatagtcttgtTATTTTGTATTACTATTTACTTTTTAATTTTTGGGCAAATGTTTCTTActtttaactctgtgttgtagtcgGTATGGCTATATCGTAAAAATAcatgaaaacaaacatttttgAGGGGTCTTTAATTCACGGTTagggtttaaaatcacattttaacaagataaattgtagaaattggcgaggtttatgactttgtggctgtggtaactattGATGATGTAAAGTTGCCGGGATGTCAAGTGTCCTACTCGATTCGGCAAAGGTAAGAATATCTGGATTAACTATATAATTTTAGCTAAATGTAGCAATGAATAAATTGGCAAAATGTATTTAAagggacaattctgtgaactgtcttgtgcatGTTTTAAAATGACACAACCTGTTatcaaaggtgtcagctagagatgatgtgcaggagcttgcagggatttgtagtttttgcatgatgtctactttgatgctaattagcattttcgaaTGCGAGTAAATAGAGACAAATATATTGCTAAAAGACACCTTGTCGgcgagagatttacatggttatcaaagcgtcacgccagggtaagcctacacgaaacacagcacttatttgaagtgtttctaaattCCTCTATGGGGAAAACGAATGGAACCATTTTGCtttttgaccgctaggttttgtGGGTATTGTGCTACCTGTTGGGCTTTATGAACCCCCATACAAAAACTGACTTGGTGAGCGAAAAAAACGGGGGGCAAAACACCTGCTGGAGAAGGCAGATTTTGGGCCCAATTATCTGTCacacttcgcctcttcctctctgtttttatTCACGATCCCAGTAGTTGCGAAACACTGCGTTGTTGACCGTGAATATCCATTTTGCGACATTTGCGTCAACAGTGAGCAATAGCAATCATCGGTCATTTGAAGTTGAAATACGGTGGTTAGTTGCACTGCACAAGCGGGTGGAGTATGGTTTTCCACGCGTTTCTTGTACAGTAGGCTAGTAAATGGTGCATTTGAAATGCCTGTCTATAAATTGCAAGGTTACTAGGATGTGCATTGGATGAACAGCAGCCTAAACCTATTCGATCAGGATAAAATATTGGTTAGTGCTTTTATTTTAGGACTTGCTTCCGTATTTTTGACACATTGCCGTCGGTTGGAAATGGAGATTGCCACCGCACTGGGGTGTTTTGTTGGTTTCGCCTTCGGAGGACTAGTATTTGTAGCGTATAAACTTGGTTTAATGTATCAGTTGTTTCATAAGGTAAGTCCCTTCGGTGTAAACAATATGACATTCTAACTTGGCTTCAGCCTGCTCACTTGCTGTCTCAACTCTGAAACTCGACTGCAACCTGACATTCTTAGAAGCAAAACAGCTTGCTCTTACTGTACCTTACTACAATGTCTGTATTTTTTTTCACCTAGTCTTAGTAGGTGAAAAGTAACCCTGCTGCATGTGAGAGAACTTTTAACTGCCTTGTGGCTAACACAAAGGTCATGACGACAGTGCAGGTTCTTCAGAAGTCATACATTGGCCACATAAGGTGCATTAGGCCTACAAGGACAATATGCAGTTCATTGATCATTACAAGATACTATAGTGATAAATACATAACCAATAGGCCTTTCTAGTTTATGACAGCACTTTTCAGTTAATTAAATCAAATATTCATGACCCTGATTTTGAAGTCTGCCTGTTCAGTTATTTGCCTGAGTCCTCTACTTCTTCCCCCAGACTGAGACCCAGAGCCCTCGCCATGGtggggagagtgtggcagaggtTCTGCGTGCCCATGGGGTTAAGTTTGTCTTCACCCTGGTGGGGGGGCACATCTCGCCCATCTTGGTGGCCTGCGAGAAGCTGGGCATCCGCATCGTGGACACCAGGCACGAGGCTACTGCAGTCTTTGCAGCTGACGCAGTAGCCAGGCTCTCCGGTAAATAAGTAACATGCCTAATATCGCAGACACTGACAACTGTAATGTAAGGTATTTATCTGAACTGTCCGGGACTGGTTTAACTTGCTTAGTGCACTATGGTCTACTCATTTATTCATACAGTAAcattgacactgtcagtgattctCCCTCCAACAGGCACTGTAGGTGTAGCTGCAGTGACTGCTGGCCCAGGCCTGACTAACACAGTCACAGCAGTGAAGAACGCTCAGATGGCCGAGTCTCCACTGCTTCTCTTGGGGGGAGCTGCTGCAACACTACTTCAGGTGAGAGTCTGAGGGCTTTTACTGGTGTAGCTGCATGGGGGTACCCTAGTCCTAACGTTAACACTAAGGCTAAGGTCATGATGCACCAGCAAGTTCTACACAACAAATTACCATAATCCTGCATTGTTGAGTTGTGACTGGGTGAGCACACTCTCGTATGATTTCCCCCGATCCATTGTGGAGGTTTGACCTCTTGGTGAACTTTTGCTGTGCAGGGTAGAGGAGCACTGCAGGACATTGACCAGATGTCCCTGTTCAAGCCGCTGTGTAAGTTCTGCGCCTCAGTGAGGAGTGTGAAAGACATCGCCATCACTGTGAGGAAGGCCCTGGCCATCGCCCAGTCTGGAACTCCAGGCCCTGTGTTCATAGAGTTCCCCATCGACACACTCTACCCCTTCCACCTGGTGTCCAAAGAGTTCGGAGTGAAAAACCCTCCCAAGGGAATAATGGGAAAAGTTGTCACTTGGTAAGTAATCAGCAGAATTGTGCTCGACCATGCTTTCACACATCCCTAGTGATTTGTGGAAGTAACAGATGCTATATATTTTCTTCCATAAGGtacctccacaatcacctaaaGAACTTGTTTGCTGGGGCCTGGGAAACCAGAGACGTGTCCCCTCTCCCTGTACACATCCCTCAGGCCACAGACAATCAGGCAAGACTAACTCTAGCCCTCAGTCGTTCTCTAACAACTGTGAGAAaggttttgatttgatttgataaaggcTTGATTTGGTAGAAGCCGATAGTTCATTCTGTAACCAGTTACAGTTTTCCAATAGACACGAAGGCATGTTTTTTTTATGTATCCCTTGTGGCTCAACCTCTATTGATCTGTCATCAGGTACAAAAGTGTATAGAGCTGGTGAGCAGAGCCAAGAAGCCTGTTATCCTACTGGGGAGCCAAGCAACACTACCTCCAACACCTACAGACGACATCAGGTATTTCAACAACCACATTTATATTACACAAGACATCAGCAGACTTCTGGTCCATTCAATGCCCATTCATATAGTTGTCCTGTAACAGGGTGGCCCTGGAGTCCCTAGGTATCCCCTGCTTCCTGGGTGGAATGTCCCGTGGCATGCTGGGTAGGAACAGTCCCTTGCACATCAGACAGAACAGGAGTGATGCCCTGAAGGAAGCAGACCTTGTGCTGCTAGCAGGTGAGACAAACTGCCACCTGTAAGTTTTGTCTTCATACAGTTTTTGTCTTTGTGGCAGTCTCACAATGGTGGTATGTGTTCCAGGAACTGTATGTGACTTCCGATTAAGCTACGGCAGAGTGCTAAACAGACGCAGCAGGATCATTGCTGTCAACAGAGACAAGACTCAACTTCTGAAGAACTCTGACATGTTTTGGAAGCCCACTGTGGCCATTCAGGGTTGGAACTGATGACTGAATTGCCCAATCAGAAGTCTTATTTGCTTTCACAAAATGCTGCCACTTCCTCTTTGGGCTATTTGGTCTTGTGGAGACTCACAATTCTGTCTGTCTTTTAGGAGATGCAGGCTCCTTCCTTCTCCGCCTCTCCAAAGGCCTCAAGGGCCACACATGTCCAGAAGATTGGCCACAGTATCTCAAAGCAGGAGATGTCGCCAAAGAGAAGGCTAATCGGTACACTTGTGGAATTCATTCAGCGAGTTGGGCAGAAAGCCCATACCTAACCAATGACCTCCATGCAAATGACTATAGTTAGTACATCCAGTGCACCAACCAGACAGTACAGGCTGGGTTATTTCCCTGTGAAAgtgtgttttgttctgtgtgtttttttTCGTGCAGGAGGAAGGCTGATGAGAAGACGGACCGCCACCTGAACCCCCTGAGTGTCCTGTACCGCGTGGATGAGCTGATGGCTGACGACAGCATCATAGTGGCGGATGGGGGTGACTTTGTGGGCAGTGCTGCTTACATCATGAGACCAAGGGGCCCACTCCGCT
Encoded proteins:
- the LOC118396764 gene encoding 2-hydroxyacyl-CoA lyase 2-like is translated as MNSSLNLFDQDKILVSAFILGLASVFLTHCRRLEMEIATALGCFVGFAFGGLVFVAYKLGLMYQLFHKTETQSPRHGGESVAEVLRAHGVKFVFTLVGGHISPILVACEKLGIRIVDTRHEATAVFAADAVARLSGTVGVAAVTAGPGLTNTVTAVKNAQMAESPLLLLGGAAATLLQGRGALQDIDQMSLFKPLCKFCASVRSVKDIAITVRKALAIAQSGTPGPVFIEFPIDTLYPFHLVSKEFGVKNPPKGIMGKVVTWYLHNHLKNLFAGAWETRDVSPLPVHIPQATDNQVQKCIELVSRAKKPVILLGSQATLPPTPTDDIRVALESLGIPCFLGGMSRGMLGRNSPLHIRQNRSDALKEADLVLLAGTVCDFRLSYGRVLNRRSRIIAVNRDKTQLLKNSDMFWKPTVAIQGDAGSFLLRLSKGLKGHTCPEDWPQYLKAGDVAKEKANRRKADEKTDRHLNPLSVLYRVDELMADDSIIVADGGDFVGSAAYIMRPRGPLRWLDPGAFGTLGVGGGFALGAKLCRPESEVWIIYGDGSLGYSVAEFDTFTRHKMPVIALVGNDACWSQIAREQVPILGSNVACGLAFTDYHIVADGYGGKGTLIGREDEDKLDGIIKEAQKETRQGRATLLNVLIGKTNFREGSISV
- the glb1l2 gene encoding beta-galactosidase-1-like protein 2 isoform X1 — its product is MGISHTEHYFSFRLCENQCRSLQPEVRRMSQKEGLRANSFQFTLEGEPFRILGGSIHYFRVPRAYWEDRLLKMRACGVNTLTTYVPWNLHEPERGVFNFQDQLDLKAYISLAAELGLWVILRPGPYICAEWDLGGLPSWLLRDKNMKLRTTYPGFTEAVNSFFDKLIPIIKPLQFKEGGPIIAVQVENEYGSYAKDEHYMPFIKEALLSRGTNELLLTSDNREGLKCGGVDGVLKTVNLQRLAYGTIQYLAYMQPQKPLLVMEYWSGWFDVWSESHHVFPAEDMLAVVSQILEPGVSINLYMFHGGTSFGFMNGAVANLGTYKPQVGSYDYDAPLSEAGDYTTKYQLLRNLFSQFHSEKLPEVPSLQARRVYEPVIIQQHLSLWESLQFTEKPLKSEEPVNMENLPVNSNNGQSYGYTLYETTISRGGLLNSKKNVKDRALVFVDRHFVGVLDYKSVEFALPDGKGERTLSLLVENCGRVNYGKALDDQRKGLVGDIVLNHVPLKDFIIYCLDMKPNFLKRLSAASQWNSVPQKPSFPGFFQGMLYVDGHPRDTFIRLPGWSKGVVFINGQNLGRHWSIGPQKTLYLPGPWLKSGNNQIIVFEEQKADDKLVFVENPDHGKTIDVYKYPFCVLL
- the glb1l2 gene encoding beta-galactosidase-1-like protein 2 isoform X2, which encodes MSQKEGLRANSFQFTLEGEPFRILGGSIHYFRVPRAYWEDRLLKMRACGVNTLTTYVPWNLHEPERGVFNFQDQLDLKAYISLAAELGLWVILRPGPYICAEWDLGGLPSWLLRDKNMKLRTTYPGFTEAVNSFFDKLIPIIKPLQFKEGGPIIAVQVENEYGSYAKDEHYMPFIKEALLSRGTNELLLTSDNREGLKCGGVDGVLKTVNLQRLAYGTIQYLAYMQPQKPLLVMEYWSGWFDVWSESHHVFPAEDMLAVVSQILEPGVSINLYMFHGGTSFGFMNGAVANLGTYKPQVGSYDYDAPLSEAGDYTTKYQLLRNLFSQFHSEKLPEVPSLQARRVYEPVIIQQHLSLWESLQFTEKPLKSEEPVNMENLPVNSNNGQSYGYTLYETTISRGGLLNSKKNVKDRALVFVDRHFVGVLDYKSVEFALPDGKGERTLSLLVENCGRVNYGKALDDQRKGLVGDIVLNHVPLKDFIIYCLDMKPNFLKRLSAASQWNSVPQKPSFPGFFQGMLYVDGHPRDTFIRLPGWSKGVVFINGQNLGRHWSIGPQKTLYLPGPWLKSGNNQIIVFEEQKADDKLVFVENPDHGKTIDVYKYPFCVLL